DNA from bacterium:
TCCAGTTTGGGCATCTTGATGTCGGTGATGACCAGGTCCACGTGCTTGGACTTGATGATCTCCAAGGCCTTTTCGCCATCCTCCGCTTCCAGGATGTTCTTCTGGTCCGTCTCCAAGGTCTGTTTCAGGACCTTGCGCATGCTGGATTTGTCGTCCACGATCAGGATCGTGCTCATGACATTCCCTCCTCTTTGGTCTCGCCCAACGGCAATAAGATGGCGAATTGGGCCCCGCCCCCCGGACGGTTGGCCGCGATCACGGTCCCCCCGAGCGCCTCTACGATCTTCTTGGTGATGGAGAGACCCAATCCGAATCCCTCCGTTTTCGTCGTGAAAAAAGGCGTGAACAGCCGCTTCAGGCTCTCCGGGTTCATTCCCGGACCACGGTCTTGGACGGAGACCATGGCCCAATCCGGGACGGTCTCGTCGTAGGATGGATCACCCCATCCCTCCCTTTTCAGGAAGGCGGCCAAAGCTGGACGGGAGAATTCCCGGATCACGATCCAAACCTCACTCCCGGGCGGCGAAGCTTGGACTGCGTTCAGGGCCAGGTTCAGCATGGCTCGACGGAATTGGTCCACGTCCAACGGAAGGGACATTCCGTTTCCTTTTTCGAGATGGAGGGTGACCTTCCGGACCGCAGCCTCCTGTTCAACCAAAGGGACCACGCCGGCGACCGCCTCGGCCAGATCGGCATCCTGGGCGTCCACAGCCGTCGGTTTGGCGAACACGAGGAAGTTCGTGACGATCTTGTTCAGGATCTCGATCTCCGAGGCGATGTCCATGACCATTTCCTTCGCCCCCGGCACATTGACGACCTTCTTTTGCAGGATCTCGGTGAAACCTTTCATTGCCCCAAGGGGATTCCGGATCTCATGGGCGATACCGGCGGCCAATTCGCCGATCGTGGCCATTTTCTCGGCCGTCTTGATCCGGGTCTGGAGCTTCCGCAAGGGTGTCTCGTCCGTGAAGAGGACCTCCGTTCCCAACTCCCTCGAATCCGGGCCCAAGAGGGGGGCGCTCCGGATCTGCAGGAACTTGGGCTCCTCCTCGGACAAGTTGATCTCCCGGTTCTCCAATACCTGATGGCGGAGCTGGGCCTCTTGAAGGGCGCGTAGGAAGACCGGAACATCCTTGAAAACATCCTCGAACCGCCCTCCCAGGACACGGTCCTTGCCCAGGCCCAGGATCTCGGACGCGGCTTGGTTGAAGGATGTCACGATACCATTCAGGTCTAGGACCAAAAGGCCGTTGGACATGCTTTCAAGGATGTATTCGTTGTGGCTTTGGAGCCTTTGGGTCATCTCGTTGAAAGCGTAGGCGAGGGCGCCCAATTCGTTGGTGGAGGAAATGGAAACCCTTTGGCTGAAATCGCCTTCCGATATCCGCTGGGACGCTTTCGCCATCTCTTCGATGGGCAGAATGAACCTTCTTCCAAAGGCCAAAAGGAGCCCTCCCATCAGTAGGAGACAGATCAGACCGAGGCTGAACAGCACCTTCGCGAAACGGTTCAATCCATCCATGAAATGGGCATTGGCTTCCACTCCCAGGACGCCGATCACCTGACCGTCCCGGAAGATGGGTGAATAACCGATCTTATAGATCCCCCCATCGTTCTCAGGAAAAAGGATGGAGACCGACGGTGTTCCGGCCAACGCCTTCTGGAAAGGTTCCCGATCGAGGTCCAGAAGCCAATTCCTTTCTTGGAACTCGAACTGAC
Protein-coding regions in this window:
- a CDS encoding ATP-binding protein; translation: MDPKPSQFKGSVLAELVSRTLFVGVVILFVYGSFTYFISKKTFDEEMGDRLIAIARLTTGQLRSDWLPFLTEKGELYGKFRQFLVQKKNESQARNIFISDSSGHVLADANGQFEFQERNWLLDLDREPFQKALAGTPSVSILFPENDGGIYKIGYSPIFRDGQVIGVLGVEANAHFMDGLNRFAKVLFSLGLICLLLMGGLLLAFGRRFILPIEEMAKASQRISEGDFSQRVSISSTNELGALAYAFNEMTQRLQSHNEYILESMSNGLLVLDLNGIVTSFNQAASEILGLGKDRVLGGRFEDVFKDVPVFLRALQEAQLRHQVLENREINLSEEEPKFLQIRSAPLLGPDSRELGTEVLFTDETPLRKLQTRIKTAEKMATIGELAAGIAHEIRNPLGAMKGFTEILQKKVVNVPGAKEMVMDIASEIEILNKIVTNFLVFAKPTAVDAQDADLAEAVAGVVPLVEQEAAVRKVTLHLEKGNGMSLPLDVDQFRRAMLNLALNAVQASPPGSEVWIVIREFSRPALAAFLKREGWGDPSYDETVPDWAMVSVQDRGPGMNPESLKRLFTPFFTTKTEGFGLGLSITKKIVEALGGTVIAANRPGGGAQFAILLPLGETKEEGMS